The Cytobacillus oceanisediminis DNA segment AGTAAATCCCCAGCCTGCAAACAAAGTTCAGCAAAAGAAAGTATCAGTAAAAGCACCTGCAGCAAAAGGTACCTATACAGTAGTTCGCGGGGATTCACTGTGGAAGATCAGCCAAAAACATAAAACCACTGTAACTAAAATCAAAACGGCAAACAAACTGAAATCTGATACAATCAGAGTTGGCCAAAAACTAATAATTCGCTAAAAAAAGACGGGAGAGACGATTCTTCCGTTTTTCCTTTGGGTAAAGAAACCATAGAAGACTCAGTGTTTTCTTTATCATCTTTTCAACTTGATACTACATATTTGAAGGAGAGACTATTTGTGGAGCAGGTGATAACAAGACCTAAAAACTATAAAAAATTCTGGACCCCTGAACAGGAAGAAATCCTCCTTGAATCTTATGGTATTGCCGGCATGCAATATCTAATGGATAGGCTGGGGAAGTCAGCTGATGCCATTCAAATCAAATACTATGAATTAACAGGAACAAAATCCATTCATAAGTCAGCCGGTACTTTAACAGCACGGGAAGTAGCTGATGCTCTTGGGGTTTCACACAATACACTTATTGACTGGATAAACAATGCCGACTTTCCGGCTTCCCAGAAATTTAAAATGAGGAAAGAATCAAAGCGAAGGGTCTATTCCATCGATCCTGAGAAAGTATGGAGCTGGGTAGCCAAGAATAAAAAACGAATCAATTTTGCCCATATCCAGCGCAGAGTGATACTTCCAGAACCGGCATGGGTAGAAGAAGAAGTGAAAAAGGCCCTGCAGAAACCCTTAAAACGCCCAAAGAACTGGACATTCGAAGAAGATGAACAAGCCTGGAAATGGTGGCAAGAAGGCGTGAACTTCCGTGAGATTGCAAGAAGGCTTAAGCGTCCTATATATGGAACCCAGAGAAGACTGACCGCAATAAAGAAGAGGAAGCAAGGACTTCATGAGACGAAGAGGTAATGGGGGAGAAGAAGTGAATACAAAAGTTTACATAGGCATCTTTGCAGTGCTTGCTGGTGCTTTAACCGGACTATTAGTTTACTTGTTAAGCAGTGTAAAAAATTTATTTTTTTAGAGAGACTTTTATTAAAACGGCTTTGTAGAAAAAGGACCCCGGATTTTTACTGAAATCCGGAGTCTAGATTAATAGAAAAGTACTATTTTATTTACCATATTTCTTTCTAGCTTGATCAAAGATAGATGCCAGCTCTTCTGCATGTATTTCTTCTTCATGACTTTCTTCATGGCTCTCTTCAGAATAAAGTTCCAATTCTTTAGTGTCGAGAGGGACTTTGCCATAGGTTACGCCCCTTGTTGCAAAAAGACCATCTTGCTCTACTAAGAATAGTAAGTACTCGTCTCCGTTTTTCATTTCCTGATATCCATTAACTGTGTGAATTGCGCCTTCATATTCAAAAGCCATTTCACCAACAACTATCTTTTTATTTACTTGTACTTTCTCGCTATTTCCATCGTTCTTGATAACTTCCCGGATTAAAAACTCAGATTCTGTCCATCCAGAAACAAGGGTAGGGTCTACTTTCGACTTTCTTACTTGTGTGCTAAGCTTTCCAACCTTTTTCCCGCGAACGATAATAGGGCTTTCATTCTCAAGTTCGGTTAACGAGGCAAAGCTATCTACTTTACCATGATCAGAAATAACTTTAGTGGAAGCACTTGGTTTTGGAGAACCAAAGTTATCTGCAAGTAAAAAACCACCGAAAGAAAGGGTTACTATTGAAGAGGCAACGATGATTAATTTTTTCACTATTCTTTTCCTCACTTTACTTTTATTAAGGATTAATAACGCGCAGCTATGCCAGCTTTATCGTCTGATAAAGGATAGTCTTTATCGTTAAACCCATACTGACGCATTACAGCGTTAGGGTCATTTTTTGTTTGGGTGTGACCCAATCCCAGGGCATGTCCTACTTCATGGACAATAACTTCCCGCTCACGTGTTGCACTAAGTTCGAACCATTTTTTATAAATAATTGTATTTCCTTTTGAGCCTAGAAAGTATTTTCCATATAGGTCTCCGTTATAGAAGTTTCCAAACTCAACCTTAACATCGGCACCACCAGGTAGACTGGCTCTCGTAGTGAATTCTACTTCCGGCAGAGCATCCCACTTGTTTACAGATTCAACAACCTCTGTCCATTTACCGCTGTAATTTTGAAATGTACCATCTACCCAATAATAAATATTCTTTGGATACGGTACTTTTGGACATTCACTTGTGGTGAATAGATCATAAGCTTGTGCAGAGTTCCCCACAAAAAGCGAGGATATTAGGCCAACTGAGAGTAAAGAACCAATAAGCTTTTTTTTCATTTTAATACTCCTTTTCTAAAATATGTAAATACGCTATAATATTATCAGATAATTATGAATTAGTATACAATTTTTTACAGGTTTTCCATAATTAATACAATCGTTGACAGGGGGTGACGTGTTGAAACTAAAATCCATTCTTTCTCTTATTCTTTCTCTAGGTTTATTAACTGCTTGTAATGATGAAGATAACTCAGATCAAAAAGAAAAATATGATTCTTCCATTAACGAAGTTATAGAATTAGAAAACGAAAGGCTAGAGGGTGAGGGTAGGCCGCAAATTTCCAGGAGCGAGACTGGCATCGTGGTTTACAATAAGGGTGAGCTGATATGGCTTATGTATGAACAAGATTCAAAAGAAGAAAGAGCAACATATCAAAAACAAGACAAAAGCTATGTATTGCTTCCTCAAGAAGAAGCTAACGATTTAATCGATAATTCAGAAGAGGAATATGTTGAAAACCATGGAATTAAATAGTACAAATTTGCAGGGAGCGGCAACGCTCCTTTTTTATCTCCTCTATTTAACACAACAAACCATGTGCCAAATCTTCAATAGGTTTTAAAACCCCTGTCAGCAGCTAATAAGCTTACCGATTCTCCGGCCAGGTGTAAAGACTTTTTACCCAAAAAAACCTGGAAAATGTTATAATTAAACTATTGAAAATCCGGAACAATAGGAGAGTGATAGCAAGATGAGCAAATACGAAAATCGGGGATTTATGCCAAAGCAGCGTGCCTTTCTAAAGCTTTATCTGCTAAATAAGATCAAGGAGAAAAAAGGAGGATATGGATCTCAGTTTCTTACTGACTTGCAAAAGGAGTTCAAGCAATACGGATATTCCCCAACACATACGGAGCTATATAAAACTCTCCATGAGCTGACAAGGGACGGAGCGGTGAAGAGGGAGAAGAGATTGCTTGGGGAACCAGGGGTAAACTTTCAGGAGATTATTGTCTACTCCTTAACGGATGAGGGGCAGGAGCAGCTGGAGATCCACAACAAACTCATGAAAGTCGAACTTGAAAGATGTATCGGACTATTAAATAAAGCAATACGGGATAATTACGGACCAATCAAAAAGAAAGCTTAGGGGATTCATATGACAGATGATTTTGACTTTAGCAGTTACTTAAAGCGTCTAAGGAAGGACTCCGGGCTGACAGTTCGTCAGCTGCAAGCGGAAACAGGTGTGTCTGGTGCTTACTTATCTCAATTGGAAAATGGGATACGGCGCCCATCTCCAGATATAATAAAGAAAATTCATAGCCCATTGGGTGTAAGTTACGAGCAGATGATGGAGTATGCCGGTTATCTTTCATCTGATTATCATTATCTTAAACAGCTGCCTGAAGAAAAAAGAGAAATAGCTGAAGTGTTCATTAAGTATCTTTATGACAAAGAAATGCTTAACGAAGAGGATAAGAAGAAATTAAAGGCATCTGCATATTATGTATTAGGTGACTTAGTTCAATAATAGTCTTTCTTGCGGGGGTATCTATGGAGAACATTGGCCGTTTTATTAAAAATCGAAGAGAAGAATTGGGTATGACTCAGACTGATTTAGCTGAGCATCTGGGAATCACCAAAGGTTTCATGTCTAAATTGGAGAATGGTCAAAAACCGATTAGCTTGATCAGGCTTGTTGATCGGAAATGTGCTGGGAATTGACTTCTTTGAAAGTTATGAGGAACAAGATAAGCTTCTTAGGAAGTGGATGCCGGTTATTAAAATGTATGAAGAAAGGGGAATCACTCCTGAACAGATTTTTAATATACAGTCTGTAATCCAAAAATTGAATAGCTAAAAGGTGGGGGGCTTAATGCTTTTTGGGCTTTACTTATTGAATGGTTTCCTTGTTTTGATTTCTTTTCTTGTTTTGTTAGCGGGTGGAGAAGTATTTCCTTACAACATCATCGTATTTATTGTTACGTCTTGCATTACTTATATACTTTGGAAATGGGTTTTACCGCTGCTGTTTGGAGAGAAAAGATATAAAGATTTTTTAAAAGAGTTAAAGCTACTTCGACCAGAATCACCTAAGAAAACCAATCATCCCAAGCCTCCAATTCAATATTTAATTACAGGAATTGACTATGAGGGGAAACGAATAACTCCAAGAACAGTCATCGGAACAGAAAATATATCATTCTATACATATGGGATTCAGCACGGGACGGTATGGATCATAACTGCCGGAAAACGAATGAAATATAAGGATATACACAATTAGGCTAAAATAGAGAGGGCGAAAAATGGTTAATTTTCGTTGGCACAGGAACTCTTTGGATGAAAGCTTGAAGACAACAGTTGCTGTTAACAGTTTTGACGAACTCTTTGAATTGGTTAAAAATGAGCTGTCTCCATTCACGGAAGTGAAAAAAGAAGAACTAACAATTAAATACTATGCTTATGACGAGAGAATTCCCGAAGAGACATATCTAGTGACACTCAAAGACTATGGGGTTCTCGGTATGACTAATGGAGATTTACAGCATGACAAATAAGCTAGGAGTTTATCCTAGCTAATTAGATTTTACAAGCTAGCATCTAATCAAAAAATCGAGTAA contains these protein-coding regions:
- a CDS encoding matrixin family metalloprotease translates to MKKKLIGSLLSVGLISSLFVGNSAQAYDLFTTSECPKVPYPKNIYYWVDGTFQNYSGKWTEVVESVNKWDALPEVEFTTRASLPGGADVKVEFGNFYNGDLYGKYFLGSKGNTIIYKKWFELSATREREVIVHEVGHALGLGHTQTKNDPNAVMRQYGFNDKDYPLSDDKAGIAARY
- a CDS encoding helix-turn-helix transcriptional regulator → MSKYENRGFMPKQRAFLKLYLLNKIKEKKGGYGSQFLTDLQKEFKQYGYSPTHTELYKTLHELTRDGAVKREKRLLGEPGVNFQEIIVYSLTDEGQEQLEIHNKLMKVELERCIGLLNKAIRDNYGPIKKKA
- a CDS encoding helix-turn-helix domain-containing protein, giving the protein MTDDFDFSSYLKRLRKDSGLTVRQLQAETGVSGAYLSQLENGIRRPSPDIIKKIHSPLGVSYEQMMEYAGYLSSDYHYLKQLPEEKREIAEVFIKYLYDKEMLNEEDKKKLKASAYYVLGDLVQ
- a CDS encoding helix-turn-helix domain-containing protein produces the protein MENIGRFIKNRREELGMTQTDLAEHLGITKGFMSKLENGQKPISLIRLVDRKCAGN